AGTCAGCAAACTTAAAACCTACAAAATTGCCATCGTTGCCTAAGTTGCTAGTGAACGTATCGACGTTGAGCTAGATAATAAAAATCCGACGAACTAAACACATGACGCCTCAAACGTAGTGAGTTGAGCAGATAGGGCAGTGTAACTTCCTTTGCTATAAAATTCATCATATCTGTATCATATGGCAGCTATCATACTTCCTTCCACAATATCTGCTGTAAATATGGATCAAGACATGATGTCATCCTATTCCACCCGTTCAACGCACCGTTACAAAGGATGATGATTATACATTCCAACccgcacacacccatacacagtCCGACCGTTATAGGCAATACTCCGGCAAATGACGCAACCGAACGATAGCGCTGATAACGGTCAGattcataaaataaatttgtaGTCGCAGCTCAAGTGACACTGTTGCCCGGCCGTTGCCTCAGTTGCGATTGGGTTCTTTCCGTGTGCTCCGGACGCAGACGCGCTTCTTCGCGGTATGGATTTCTATCACCTTCCCCTGTCGGCCCCGTGCCAATCAATCCGTCTGTTGGCCAAAGCGCTCGGTCTACATTTGAACCTAAAGGAGGTCGACCTGTTGAAAGGCGAACACCTGAAACCGGAGTTCCTGAAGGTACGTACGAGTCGCAAACGCGAGAGAGAGTGAACAATGTCGTAACACGTTCTTGACTGCTGCAAACCGTAGATCAACCCACAACACACCGTCCCGACGCTGGTCGATAACGACTTTGTGCTGTGGGAATCGAGAGCGATCCTGACGTACCTGTGCGAAAAGTACGGCAAAAACGACGGCCTCTATCCGAAGGATCCGAAAAAGCGTGCCGTCGTGAACCAGCGCCTGTACTTCGACATGGGCACGCTGTACCAGCGGTTCTCGCAAGCCTTCTACCCGGTCATGATGGAGGGCAAGGAGCTGAACCCCGAACTGGTGGTGAAGCTAGACGAAGCGCTCGAGTTTTTGGAAAGCTTCCTCGACAAAACACCCTTTGCTGCGGGCGATAAGCTAACGGTTGCCGATTTCAGTCTGCTGGCGAGCATCACTACCATCGACATGACGGCCGGGCACGATCTCAGCAAGTACGCCAACATTCAGCGTTGGTACAGCCAGCTGAAGGAGTCGGTGGCGGGACATCAGGACATTTGCGTCGAAGGTGCCATCCAGTTCCGTGACTCGTTCAACCCGATCAACAAGTAAACCAAAGAAAACAATGCCATCCATCGCAAACGGTACAATAAACAACAACGTGGATGCGAAAAACACACCGTTCCCTTAGTTGGCATGATCCGAAACCTAACCAGCGTGTCTG
This is a stretch of genomic DNA from Anopheles merus strain MAF chromosome 2R, AmerM5.1, whole genome shotgun sequence. It encodes these proteins:
- the LOC121588941 gene encoding glutathione S-transferase 1-1-like, which produces MDFYHLPLSAPCQSIRLLAKALGLHLNLKEVDLLKGEHLKPEFLKINPQHTVPTLVDNDFVLWESRAILTYLCEKYGKNDGLYPKDPKKRAVVNQRLYFDMGTLYQRFSQAFYPVMMEGKELNPELVVKLDEALEFLESFLDKTPFAAGDKLTVADFSLLASITTIDMTAGHDLSKYANIQRWYSQLKESVAGHQDICVEGAIQFRDSFNPINK